A stretch of the Methanofervidicoccus abyssi genome encodes the following:
- a CDS encoding glycosyltransferase, producing VVSIRNNPLMAYPNETIYGRIHNTLIRLLYPKADKVIVVSKKIRDILSNQYNIPREKIEVIYNPHNIQNYLKLSEEPIEDEYREIFKDSFVFINIGRLMEPKGQWFLIRAFKKVVEAHSNAKLIILGEGKLRKGLEDLIRKLNLGNKVFLIGVHKNPFKFLKNSQCYVHSSLWEGLPNTLIEALTLNLPIISTDCETGPREILTPELDIDKKIDYPYFGKYGILIKPFPRKYIFKDLEEKPLIEQEKQLAELMIRMIENEELRKRYSNGLERARDFDIEKIIRKWEEVIR from the coding sequence TGGTGGTATCAATACGTAATAACCCTTTAATGGCGTATCCCAATGAAACAATTTATGGAAGGATCCACAACACACTAATAAGACTTCTATATCCAAAGGCGGATAAAGTTATAGTAGTATCCAAAAAAATAAGAGATATACTGTCCAACCAATATAATATCCCAAGAGAAAAAATAGAGGTTATATACAACCCTCACAATATCCAAAACTACCTAAAACTATCAGAAGAACCGATAGAAGATGAATACAGGGAAATATTCAAGGATTCCTTTGTATTTATAAACATAGGGAGGCTAATGGAACCAAAAGGACAGTGGTTTTTAATTAGGGCATTTAAAAAAGTTGTTGAAGCACACAGTAATGCAAAACTGATAATCTTAGGAGAAGGAAAATTAAGAAAAGGATTAGAAGATTTAATAAGAAAACTCAACTTAGGAAACAAGGTATTCTTAATAGGAGTTCATAAGAATCCATTTAAATTTTTAAAAAACTCACAGTGTTATGTTCACTCATCCCTGTGGGAGGGCTTACCTAACACGTTAATTGAGGCTTTAACCCTAAATCTTCCAATCATCTCCACAGATTGTGAAACTGGTCCCAGAGAAATCCTCACTCCAGAGTTGGATATCGACAAAAAAATTGATTATCCTTATTTTGGAAAATATGGAATACTAATAAAACCCTTCCCAAGAAAGTACATTTTTAAAGATCTGGAAGAAAAACCTTTGATAGAACAGGAAAAACAATTAGCCGAGTTAATGATCAGGATGATTGAAAATGAGGAATTGAGAAAAAGATATTCTAATGGCTTAGAAAGAGCGAGAGATTTTGATATTGAAAAGATTATTAGGAAGTGGGAAGAAGTGATAAGATGA